One Janthinobacterium sp. TB1-E2 genomic region harbors:
- the paaZ gene encoding phenylacetic acid degradation bifunctional protein PaaZ, with protein sequence MAQISTLQSLIAGRWLGESAAVPLHSALNNRVIYHTHAEKIDFDEAVTYARKTGVPGLMALDFQQRAARLKALALYLVERKEELYAISHLSGATRADSWVDIEGGTGTLFAYASMGSNELPSSNVLHEGPAIALGKKGGFAGTHILVPRGGLAVHINAFNFPIWGLLEKFAPSFLAAMPCIAKPATATSYLTQAVVRMMHESGLLPAGSLQLVIGSTGDLLDRLNGQDFVTFTGSAATAAKLRTNPNLIAQSVPFNGEADSLNCAILAPDVTPDDVEFDLFVKEVVREMTGKSGQKCTAIRRIIVPEHLMDAVGTRLRERLAKVVVGDPSIEGVRMGALASKEQQNDVAERVATLSQGNEVVFGAADGFNPLGDGAQDGSFFSPTLLMCRDAFGNDAVHDVEAFGPVSTMMGYHDIDEALALAARGKGSLVSTLVTRDPKIAARVVPQVAATHGRVHVLERVASVDSTGHGSPLPQLKHGGPGRAGGGEELGGVRAVRHYLQRAAVQGSPTMLAAITGEYVRGADVNESPIHPFRKHFEDLKTGDSLLTHRRTVSEADIVAFGGISGDFFYMHFDEIAAKESQFGKRIAHGYFVLSAAAGLFVSPGVGPVLANYGLDNLRFVAPVAIGDTIRARLTCKRKVDRNRKDVFGVGQGVVAWDVQVTNQNEELVASYDILTLVSKRE encoded by the coding sequence ATGGCTCAAATATCCACCCTGCAAAGCCTGATCGCCGGCCGCTGGCTGGGCGAAAGTGCCGCCGTGCCCCTGCACAGCGCCTTGAACAACCGCGTCATCTATCACACGCATGCGGAAAAGATCGACTTCGACGAAGCCGTCACCTATGCGCGCAAGACGGGCGTGCCGGGCCTGATGGCGCTGGACTTCCAGCAGCGCGCCGCGCGCCTGAAGGCGCTGGCCCTGTACCTGGTCGAGCGCAAGGAAGAGCTGTACGCGATCTCGCACCTGTCGGGCGCCACGCGCGCCGACAGCTGGGTCGATATCGAAGGCGGCACGGGCACCCTGTTCGCCTACGCCAGCATGGGCAGCAACGAGCTGCCGTCGTCGAACGTACTGCACGAAGGTCCGGCCATCGCGCTTGGTAAAAAAGGCGGTTTCGCCGGCACGCACATCCTGGTGCCGCGCGGCGGCCTGGCCGTGCATATCAACGCCTTCAACTTCCCCATCTGGGGCTTGCTGGAAAAATTCGCGCCCAGCTTCCTGGCGGCCATGCCCTGCATCGCCAAGCCGGCCACGGCGACGAGCTATCTGACGCAGGCCGTCGTGCGCATGATGCATGAATCGGGCTTGCTGCCGGCCGGCAGTTTGCAGCTGGTGATCGGCTCCACGGGCGACTTGCTGGACCGCCTGAACGGCCAGGATTTCGTGACATTCACGGGTTCGGCCGCGACGGCCGCCAAGTTGCGCACCAATCCCAACCTGATTGCTCAGTCCGTGCCCTTCAACGGCGAAGCCGATTCGCTCAATTGCGCCATCCTGGCACCGGACGTCACGCCAGACGATGTGGAATTCGACCTGTTCGTCAAGGAAGTCGTGCGCGAGATGACGGGCAAGTCGGGCCAGAAGTGCACGGCGATTCGCCGCATCATCGTGCCCGAGCACCTGATGGACGCCGTCGGCACGCGCCTGCGCGAGCGCCTGGCCAAGGTGGTGGTGGGCGATCCGTCCATCGAAGGCGTGCGCATGGGCGCGCTGGCGTCGAAAGAGCAGCAGAACGACGTGGCCGAACGTGTCGCCACCCTGTCGCAGGGTAATGAAGTGGTGTTCGGCGCGGCCGACGGTTTCAATCCGCTCGGTGATGGCGCGCAGGACGGCAGCTTCTTCTCGCCGACCTTGCTGATGTGCCGCGACGCCTTCGGCAACGACGCCGTGCACGACGTGGAAGCGTTCGGCCCTGTCAGCACCATGATGGGTTACCACGATATCGACGAAGCGCTGGCCCTGGCCGCGCGCGGCAAGGGCAGCCTGGTGAGCACCCTGGTGACGCGCGATCCGAAGATCGCCGCGCGCGTGGTGCCGCAAGTGGCGGCCACGCATGGCCGCGTGCACGTGCTCGAGCGCGTCGCTTCCGTCGATTCGACGGGCCATGGCTCGCCCTTGCCGCAACTGAAGCACGGCGGCCCTGGCCGCGCGGGCGGCGGCGAAGAGCTGGGCGGCGTGCGCGCCGTGCGCCATTACCTGCAACGGGCGGCCGTGCAAGGCTCGCCGACGATGCTGGCGGCCATCACCGGTGAATATGTGCGCGGCGCGGACGTCAACGAAAGCCCGATCCACCCGTTCCGCAAGCACTTCGAGGACTTGAAGACGGGCGACTCGCTGCTCACGCACCGCCGCACCGTCAGCGAAGCGGACATCGTCGCCTTCGGCGGCATCTCGGGCGACTTCTTCTACATGCACTTCGACGAAATCGCGGCCAAGGAATCGCAGTTCGGCAAGCGCATCGCCCACGGCTATTTCGTGCTGTCGGCCGCCGCCGGCCTGTTCGTCTCGCCCGGTGTCGGTCCCGTGCTGGCCAACTATGGCCTGGACAACCTGCGCTTCGTCGCCCCCGTCGCCATTGGCGACACCATCCGCGCCCGCCTGACGTGCAAGCGCAAGGTCGACCGCAACCGCAAGGACGTGTTTGGCGTGGGCCAGGGCGTGGTCGCGTGGGACGTGCAGGTGACGAACCAGAATGAGGAACTGGTGGCCAGCTACGACATCCTGACCCTGGTGTCGAAGCGCGAGTAA
- a CDS encoding secretin and TonB N-terminal domain-containing protein — translation MSRNLITLLPVLSLLAACAGNQAYNDGQAMLGAGRTEQGLALLEQAAQAEPTNAKYRIAVTNGRMRALNNLNGRAEALRQQGKLPEAQALYQQALALDASNDVAQRGLAGVAQDERHRKLVQEAQASYQRGGEANVAQAQEALRQVLQERPAQREALALKSRIGEASSKSLPAGGKLAAAYRKPVTLEFRDAPLRSVFDFISKVSGLNFVFDKEVDPALRATISVRDTSIEEAIAMLLGANQLEQSVTSDKSITIYPNTPQKVKDYQQLVVRTFFLANADVKTVAFSIKTLLKAKDVVTDERLGIIMLRDTPEMVRMAERIINVQDLADPEVMLEVEVLEVKRTRLMELGVRWPDQASLTLAGVAGSTGGLGGLKVADLHRINGDNINLGIGGVTLNANKTDSDSNILANPRIRVRNKEKAKILIGDRVPVITVTTNNGVSSDSVNYIDVGLKLDVEPNVYLDDEVAIKINLEVSNVVKEVISKTGTQAYQIGTRSASTVLRLKDGETQVLAGLISDEDRGTANKVPGVGELPVLNRLFGSQKDDAMRSEIVLSITPRLLRSIRRPDLMTAEFNSGTEASVGGRASVGGSPEAIAAPEQAAPRAGSPMTGGDEAPAAGEKSGKGGQ, via the coding sequence ATGTCTCGTAATCTCATCACCCTGCTCCCAGTGCTGTCCCTGCTGGCCGCCTGCGCCGGCAACCAGGCCTATAACGATGGCCAGGCCATGCTGGGCGCGGGGCGCACGGAACAGGGACTGGCCCTGCTGGAACAGGCGGCGCAGGCCGAACCGACCAACGCCAAGTACCGCATCGCCGTCACCAACGGCAGGATGCGCGCGCTGAACAATCTGAATGGCCGCGCCGAGGCGCTGCGCCAGCAGGGCAAGCTGCCCGAAGCGCAAGCGCTGTACCAGCAGGCCTTGGCGCTGGACGCCAGCAACGACGTGGCGCAGCGGGGCCTGGCCGGCGTGGCGCAGGATGAACGGCACCGCAAGCTGGTGCAGGAAGCGCAGGCCAGCTACCAGCGCGGTGGCGAAGCGAATGTCGCGCAGGCGCAGGAAGCCTTGCGCCAGGTGCTGCAGGAACGCCCCGCGCAGCGCGAGGCGCTGGCCCTGAAAAGCCGCATCGGCGAAGCGTCGTCGAAAAGCCTGCCGGCCGGCGGCAAGCTGGCGGCCGCCTACAGGAAACCCGTCACCCTCGAATTTCGCGACGCGCCGCTGCGCTCCGTGTTCGATTTCATCAGCAAAGTGTCGGGCCTGAACTTCGTCTTCGACAAGGAAGTCGACCCGGCCCTGCGCGCCACGATCTCCGTGCGCGACACCAGCATCGAAGAGGCGATTGCCATGCTGCTGGGCGCCAACCAGCTGGAACAAAGCGTCACCAGCGACAAATCGATCACGATCTATCCGAACACGCCGCAAAAGGTGAAGGATTACCAGCAGCTCGTCGTGCGCACTTTTTTCCTCGCCAATGCCGACGTCAAGACGGTGGCGTTTTCCATCAAGACCCTGCTCAAGGCCAAGGACGTCGTCACCGATGAACGCCTGGGCATCATCATGCTGCGCGATACGCCGGAAATGGTGCGCATGGCCGAGCGCATCATCAATGTGCAGGACCTGGCCGATCCGGAAGTGATGCTGGAAGTCGAGGTGCTGGAAGTCAAGCGCACGCGCCTGATGGAACTGGGCGTGCGCTGGCCGGACCAGGCCAGCCTGACCTTGGCCGGCGTTGCAGGCAGCACGGGAGGCCTGGGCGGCCTGAAAGTGGCGGACCTGCACCGCATCAATGGCGACAATATCAACCTGGGCATCGGCGGCGTCACCCTGAACGCCAACAAGACGGACAGCGACAGCAATATCCTGGCCAATCCGCGCATCCGCGTGCGCAACAAGGAAAAAGCCAAGATCCTCATCGGCGACCGCGTGCCCGTCATTACCGTCACGACGAATAACGGCGTCAGCTCCGACAGCGTCAACTACATCGACGTGGGCCTGAAACTCGACGTGGAACCGAACGTCTACCTGGACGACGAGGTGGCCATCAAGATCAACCTGGAAGTGTCAAACGTCGTCAAGGAAGTCATCAGCAAGACGGGCACGCAGGCTTACCAGATCGGCACGCGCAGCGCGTCCACGGTCCTGCGCCTGAAGGATGGCGAAACGCAGGTGCTGGCCGGCCTGATCAGCGATGAAGACCGGGGTACGGCCAACAAGGTGCCGGGCGTGGGCGAACTGCCCGTGCTGAACCGTTTGTTCGGCAGCCAGAAGGACGACGCCATGCGCAGCGAGATCGTACTGTCGATCACGCCGCGCCTGCTGCGCAGCATCCGCCGCCCGGACCTGATGACGGCCGAATTCAATTCCGGCACCGAAGCATCCGTGGGTGGCCGCGCCAGCGTGGGCGGCTCTCCCGAGGCGATCGCCGCGCCCGAGCAGGCCGCGCCACGCGCCGGCTCGCCCATGACGGGCGGCGACGAGGCGCCTGCGGCTGGCGAAAAATCAGGCAAGGGTGGCCAGTGA
- a CDS encoding type II secretion system protein — protein MPASSRRRGFTLVELLVVLAIISLLLTIAIPRYFGSVEKSKEVALKENLQVLRSSLDKYYADKGEYPAALADLVTHHYFRSVPLDPVTESAATWQLIPSPNGEIGGVADVRSGAKGKTREGIPFEQL, from the coding sequence ATGCCTGCCTCCTCTCGACGTCGCGGCTTCACCCTGGTCGAACTGCTGGTGGTGCTGGCGATCATCTCGCTGCTGCTGACGATCGCCATCCCCCGCTATTTCGGTTCCGTGGAAAAATCGAAGGAAGTCGCGCTGAAGGAAAACCTGCAAGTACTCAGGAGCAGCCTCGATAAATACTATGCCGACAAGGGCGAGTATCCGGCCGCGCTGGCCGACCTGGTGACCCACCATTATTTCCGCAGCGTGCCGCTCGACCCCGTCACGGAGTCCGCCGCCACCTGGCAGCTGATCCCTTCGCCCAATGGCGAGATCGGCGGCGTGGCCGACGTGCGCAGCGGCGCCAAGGGCAAGACGCGCGAGGGCATCCCCTTTGAGCAGCTCTAG
- a CDS encoding type II secretion system protein codes for MKPRGFTFIELMITLAIMATLATVAVPMAQVALQRAKEQQLRSALIEMREAIDAYKRASDNGRIKLSLGASGYPKKLEELVEGVPDQRSPSKQNIYFLRRLPRDPFQPREEGSAADSWSKRAYASPPDNPSEGEDVFDVASRSTKVGLNGVPLNQW; via the coding sequence GTGAAACCAAGGGGATTTACCTTCATCGAGCTGATGATCACCCTGGCCATCATGGCGACCCTGGCCACGGTGGCCGTGCCGATGGCGCAGGTGGCCTTGCAACGGGCGAAGGAGCAGCAGTTGCGCAGCGCCCTGATCGAGATGCGCGAAGCGATCGATGCCTACAAGCGCGCTTCGGACAATGGCCGCATCAAGCTGTCGCTGGGCGCCTCCGGCTATCCGAAAAAACTCGAGGAACTGGTCGAGGGCGTGCCCGACCAGCGCAGCCCTTCCAAGCAAAACATCTATTTCCTTCGCCGCTTGCCGCGCGACCCGTTCCAGCCCAGGGAAGAAGGCAGCGCCGCCGACAGCTGGAGCAAGCGCGCCTATGCCTCGCCGCCCGACAATCCCAGCGAAGGCGAGGACGTGTTCGATGTCGCCTCGCGCTCGACCAAGGTGGGCCTGAACGGCGTGCCGCTCAATCAATGGTGA
- the paaY gene encoding phenylacetic acid degradation protein PaaY, translated as MVKVYEINGVTPVVHPSAYVHPSAVLIGDVIIGPRCYIGPLASIRGDFGRLILEEGANLQDTCVMHGFPGCDTVVEVDGHVGHGAVLHGCRIGRNALVGMNAVVMDNAVIGEESIVAAMSFVKAGMIVAPRSMVVGTPAKIIRALTDDEIKWKSSGTGQYHELAVRSMQTMREVEALTQVEANRQRLNFESALPLHLHKNAAAQ; from the coding sequence ATGGTCAAAGTCTACGAAATCAACGGCGTCACCCCCGTCGTCCACCCCAGCGCCTACGTGCACCCGTCGGCGGTGCTGATCGGCGACGTGATCATCGGGCCGCGCTGCTATATTGGCCCGCTGGCATCGATCCGCGGCGACTTCGGCCGCCTGATCCTGGAAGAAGGTGCGAACCTGCAGGACACCTGCGTCATGCACGGCTTTCCCGGCTGCGACACGGTGGTCGAAGTCGACGGCCATGTCGGCCACGGCGCCGTGCTGCACGGCTGCCGCATCGGTCGCAATGCGCTCGTCGGCATGAACGCCGTGGTGATGGACAACGCCGTCATCGGCGAGGAATCCATCGTCGCCGCCATGAGTTTCGTCAAGGCGGGCATGATCGTCGCGCCGCGCAGCATGGTCGTCGGCACGCCCGCCAAGATCATCCGCGCACTGACCGACGATGAAATCAAATGGAAAAGCTCGGGCACGGGCCAGTACCACGAACTGGCCGTGCGCTCCATGCAGACGATGCGCGAAGTGGAAGCCCTGACGCAAGTCGAGGCGAACCGCCAGCGCCTGAATTTCGAATCCGCCTTGCCGCTGCACCTGCACAAGAACGCAGCGGCGCAGTAA
- a CDS encoding ABC transporter ATP-binding protein: MLTINKLSKSFGGVHAVQDVSFTVKEGNIHSVIGPNGAGKTTLFNLITGVYTPTKGEILLNGENVAAMSPDALARRGMSRTFQNLQVCMNMTAIDNVMVGAHLRLNQNLFASMLRLPSVRRADAACRDEAAGLMEFVGVGRHVDDEAGQMSYGALKRLEIARALAAKPKVLLLDEPAAGLNHTETGEIEALIRKVAQSGVTVVLVEHDMKLVMNLSDHILVLDYGKKLAEGTAAEVRANPDVVAAYLGVAA; encoded by the coding sequence ATGTTGACAATTAACAAGCTGAGCAAGAGCTTCGGCGGCGTGCACGCGGTGCAGGACGTCAGCTTTACGGTCAAGGAAGGCAATATCCACTCCGTGATCGGGCCGAACGGCGCAGGCAAGACGACTCTGTTTAACCTGATCACCGGCGTCTATACGCCGACCAAGGGCGAAATTTTGCTCAATGGCGAGAACGTGGCCGCCATGTCGCCCGATGCGCTGGCGCGGCGCGGCATGAGCCGCACCTTCCAGAACCTGCAGGTGTGCATGAACATGACGGCCATCGATAACGTGATGGTGGGCGCGCACCTGCGCCTGAACCAGAACCTGTTCGCTTCCATGCTGCGTTTGCCGTCCGTGCGCCGCGCCGATGCGGCCTGCCGTGATGAAGCGGCGGGCCTGATGGAATTCGTCGGCGTGGGCCGGCATGTCGATGACGAGGCGGGGCAGATGTCGTATGGCGCATTGAAGCGCCTGGAAATCGCCCGCGCACTGGCGGCCAAGCCGAAAGTGCTGCTGCTCGATGAACCTGCGGCCGGCTTGAACCACACGGAGACAGGCGAGATCGAAGCCCTGATCCGCAAGGTGGCGCAATCGGGCGTAACGGTGGTGCTGGTCGAGCATGACATGAAACTGGTGATGAATCTGTCGGACCATATCCTGGTGCTCGACTATGGCAAGAAGCTGGCCGAAGGGACCGCTGCCGAAGTGCGCGCGAACCCCGACGTGGTGGCGGCCTATCTGGGAGTGGCGGCATGA
- a CDS encoding methyl-accepting chemotaxis protein: protein MSIKRKIWALPVVSAVIFGLGLAVSAYLSTATLNSIHATESADYPVLDMAKSLTLDVAAVGDALRDAVSEGDKERIGQVGGQAVKLREKLAAFAAIPGQREQGQRLGKEFDAYYAPALSAARIMLEMEEGDPQATVARMQGALAVLNTDLAKTNEQAQLQFKQGIERSAANVRNALNTSIAVALAVIVCLVAVSHFVVRAIWQQLGGEPEYARQIARAVADGDLSMQIVTEAGDQDSLLAALKEMRGRLAGMVSGIKASAETIQVASAEIAQGNADLAARTESQAGSLDQTARSMDSLTSTVRDNAANAGQAHELVVSASSVAVKGGQVVSQVVTTMGEINDSSKRIVDIIGVIDGIAFQTNILALNAAVEAARAGEQGRGFAVVASEVRSLAQRSAAAAREIKQLIGDSVAKVNVGSKLVDEAGLTMGQIVDSVKKVADIMADISAASQAQSAGIGDIGVAIGSMDQMTQQNSALVEEASAAAESLQEQAVQLGTALAVFKLAQGGAVSDYAQGANPTYRALVCA, encoded by the coding sequence ATGAGCATCAAACGCAAGATATGGGCGCTGCCTGTCGTCTCGGCCGTGATTTTCGGGCTGGGGCTGGCCGTCAGCGCCTATCTGTCCACGGCCACGCTCAATTCCATCCACGCCACGGAAAGCGCCGACTATCCCGTGCTCGACATGGCGAAGTCGCTGACCCTGGACGTGGCCGCCGTGGGTGACGCCCTGCGCGACGCCGTCAGCGAAGGCGACAAGGAGCGCATCGGGCAAGTCGGCGGCCAGGCCGTCAAGCTGCGTGAAAAACTGGCCGCCTTTGCGGCGATTCCCGGCCAGCGCGAGCAGGGCCAGCGCCTGGGCAAGGAATTCGATGCCTACTATGCGCCGGCACTGAGCGCGGCGCGCATCATGCTGGAAATGGAAGAGGGCGACCCGCAAGCGACCGTGGCGCGCATGCAGGGCGCGCTGGCGGTCCTCAACACGGACCTGGCCAAGACCAACGAACAGGCGCAATTGCAGTTCAAGCAGGGCATCGAACGCAGCGCGGCCAATGTGCGCAATGCGCTCAATACCAGCATCGCCGTGGCGCTGGCCGTCATCGTCTGCCTGGTGGCCGTCTCGCATTTTGTCGTGCGCGCCATCTGGCAGCAGCTGGGCGGCGAGCCCGAATATGCGCGCCAGATCGCGCGCGCCGTGGCCGATGGCGACCTCTCGATGCAGATTGTGACCGAGGCGGGCGACCAGGACAGTCTGCTGGCGGCGCTGAAGGAGATGCGCGGCCGGCTGGCCGGCATGGTGTCCGGTATCAAGGCGTCGGCTGAAACCATCCAGGTGGCCAGCGCGGAAATCGCTCAGGGCAATGCGGACCTGGCGGCGCGCACGGAATCGCAGGCAGGCAGCCTGGATCAGACAGCGCGCAGCATGGACAGTCTGACTTCCACCGTGCGTGACAACGCCGCCAACGCGGGCCAGGCGCACGAACTGGTGGTGTCGGCATCGTCGGTGGCCGTGAAGGGCGGGCAAGTGGTCAGCCAGGTGGTCACCACCATGGGCGAGATCAACGATTCCTCGAAACGCATCGTCGACATCATCGGCGTCATCGACGGCATCGCCTTCCAGACGAACATCCTGGCCTTGAACGCGGCCGTGGAAGCGGCGCGCGCCGGAGAGCAGGGACGCGGCTTTGCCGTGGTGGCGTCCGAAGTGCGTAGTCTGGCGCAGCGCAGCGCGGCAGCGGCGCGCGAGATCAAGCAACTGATCGGCGATTCGGTGGCCAAGGTGAACGTCGGTTCGAAGCTGGTCGACGAGGCGGGGCTGACCATGGGCCAGATCGTCGATTCCGTGAAAAAGGTGGCTGACATCATGGCTGACATCAGCGCCGCCAGCCAGGCGCAAAGTGCTGGCATCGGCGACATCGGCGTGGCCATCGGCAGCATGGACCAGATGACGCAGCAAAACTCCGCGCTGGTGGAAGAAGCGTCGGCGGCGGCCGAATCGCTGCAGGAGCAAGCCGTGCAACTGGGCACGGCGCTGGCCGTGTTCAAGCTGGCGCAGGGCGGCGCTGTGTCGGATTACGCGCAAGGCGCTAATCCGACCTACCGGGCATTGGTGTGTGCGTAG
- a CDS encoding ABC transporter ATP-binding protein, giving the protein MKMEKPQAPLVLDIVGLTSHYGRIQALHGIDLQVRQGQLVALVGANGAGKTTLLRAISGVQPISAGSITFAGQDVSRMSADKRVRSGICQVPEGRQVFGPMTVEDNLRLGAFTRPPQDVAGDMERMYGLFPILKEKRLLLAGTLSGGQQQMLAMARALMGRPQLLLLDEPSMGLAPLLIAEIFRIVAELRDQGITIFLVEQNAHAALSIADVGYVIETGAITLSGPGPELLHNEQVQSAYLGM; this is encoded by the coding sequence ATGAAGATGGAAAAACCCCAGGCACCGCTGGTGCTCGATATCGTCGGCCTGACCAGCCATTACGGCCGCATCCAGGCCTTGCACGGCATCGACCTGCAGGTGCGCCAGGGCCAGCTTGTGGCGCTGGTGGGCGCGAATGGCGCCGGCAAGACCACCCTGCTGCGGGCGATCTCCGGCGTGCAGCCGATCAGCGCCGGCAGCATCACCTTCGCCGGCCAGGACGTCAGCCGCATGAGCGCCGACAAGCGCGTGCGCAGCGGCATCTGCCAGGTGCCGGAAGGGCGCCAAGTGTTCGGCCCCATGACGGTGGAAGACAATCTGCGCCTGGGCGCGTTTACACGTCCGCCGCAAGACGTGGCCGGTGACATGGAGCGCATGTACGGGCTGTTCCCGATCCTGAAGGAAAAGCGCTTGCTGCTGGCCGGGACCTTATCTGGCGGACAGCAGCAGATGCTGGCCATGGCGCGCGCGCTGATGGGCCGTCCGCAACTGCTGCTGCTCGACGAGCCGAGCATGGGCCTGGCGCCGCTCCTGATCGCGGAAATCTTCCGCATCGTGGCCGAACTGCGCGACCAGGGCATCACCATCTTCCTCGTCGAGCAGAACGCCCATGCGGCCCTGTCGATTGCCGACGTGGGCTATGTGATCGAGACGGGCGCCATCACCTTGTCCGGGCCTGGTCCTGAATTGCTGCATAACGAGCAGGTGCAGAGCGCCTACTTGGGTATGTGA
- a CDS encoding type II secretion system protein: protein MSSSSFQRRAQGFAYIWTLMLVAFMGVGLVLASELHATAARRDKERELLFIGHEFRNALGRYYDSTPGDGRPRYPLTLQELLRDPRFANARRHLRRLYADPVTGKAEWGLLRQEGRIVGIHSLSPQLPIKQDNFLDEDASLRRKQRYADWHFTYPHDLVLAPPDAAGGAPGLKPKGAN from the coding sequence TTGAGCAGCTCTAGTTTTCAACGCCGCGCACAGGGCTTCGCGTATATCTGGACCCTGATGCTGGTGGCCTTCATGGGCGTGGGCCTGGTACTGGCCAGCGAATTGCATGCCACGGCCGCGCGGCGCGACAAGGAGCGCGAGCTACTGTTCATCGGCCATGAATTCCGCAATGCGCTGGGCCGCTACTACGACAGCACGCCGGGCGACGGGCGGCCCCGCTATCCATTGACCCTGCAGGAACTGCTGCGCGACCCGCGCTTCGCCAACGCCCGGCGGCATCTGCGCCGCCTGTATGCGGATCCCGTCACGGGCAAGGCGGAGTGGGGTCTGCTGCGGCAGGAGGGACGCATCGTCGGCATCCATTCGCTGTCGCCGCAGCTGCCCATCAAGCAGGACAATTTTCTCGATGAAGACGCGAGCCTGCGCCGCAAGCAGCGCTACGCGGACTGGCACTTCACGTATCCGCACGACCTGGTGCTGGCCCCGCCCGATGCGGCCGGCGGCGCGCCCGGGCTCAAGCCGAAAGGCGCGAACTGA
- a CDS encoding Xaa-Pro peptidase family protein, which translates to MSIGGTSIEQALASLSDMTGGMVAIGKDEHAQRIAKAQAFMRQQGIAAIYLNAGANLTYFTGTKWYASERMVGAILPASGDIEYIAPAFEESTLQGFMLIEGRVNCWEEHESPYQLFADVLARMGITQDTAAPPRVGICESAAFFIYDGIKPLAPGYTLENARAVTAYCRSRKSPAEIALMQRVMDMTLAVHVATASMLVEGITTVEVEEFIQRAHRKVGAPRSYFCIVLFGEATAYPHGVNYVQTLKAGDTVLIDTGCQVMNYISDITRTYVFGAISERQRSVWNSEKAAQAAAFAAAQLGVPCGDVDRAARVSLEADGYGPGYKLPGLPHRTGHGIGLDIHEWPYLVGNDTTPLDVGMCFSNEPMICIPGEFGIRHEDHFYMTADGPRWFTQPAHSIDDPFGLRA; encoded by the coding sequence ATGAGCATAGGTGGCACTTCCATCGAACAGGCATTGGCATCGCTGTCGGACATGACGGGCGGCATGGTCGCCATCGGCAAGGACGAACATGCGCAACGCATCGCCAAGGCGCAAGCGTTCATGCGCCAGCAGGGCATCGCCGCGATCTACTTGAACGCGGGCGCCAACCTCACCTATTTCACGGGCACCAAATGGTATGCCAGCGAACGCATGGTGGGCGCCATCCTGCCGGCCAGCGGCGACATCGAATACATCGCCCCCGCGTTCGAGGAAAGCACCTTGCAAGGCTTCATGCTCATCGAAGGCCGTGTCAATTGCTGGGAAGAGCATGAAAGCCCGTACCAGCTGTTCGCCGACGTGCTGGCGCGCATGGGGATAACCCAGGATACGGCCGCGCCGCCGCGCGTGGGCATCTGCGAAAGCGCCGCCTTCTTCATCTACGATGGCATCAAGCCGCTGGCCCCCGGCTATACGCTGGAAAACGCGCGCGCCGTCACGGCCTACTGCCGCAGCCGCAAGTCTCCGGCGGAAATCGCCCTGATGCAGCGCGTGATGGACATGACCCTGGCCGTGCACGTGGCCACGGCCAGCATGCTGGTCGAAGGCATCACGACAGTGGAAGTGGAAGAATTCATCCAGCGCGCGCACCGCAAGGTCGGCGCGCCCCGCTCGTATTTCTGCATCGTGCTGTTCGGCGAGGCGACGGCCTATCCGCATGGCGTCAACTACGTGCAAACCCTGAAAGCGGGCGACACGGTACTGATCGACACGGGTTGCCAGGTGATGAACTACATCTCCGACATCACGCGCACCTATGTGTTTGGCGCCATCAGCGAACGCCAGCGCAGCGTGTGGAACAGCGAAAAGGCCGCGCAGGCCGCCGCATTCGCCGCCGCCCAACTGGGCGTGCCCTGTGGCGACGTGGACCGCGCCGCGCGCGTGTCGCTGGAAGCCGATGGCTACGGTCCCGGCTACAAGCTGCCAGGCCTGCCGCACCGCACGGGCCACGGCATTGGCCTCGATATCCACGAGTGGCCCTACCTGGTGGGCAACGACACCACGCCGCTCGACGTGGGCATGTGCTTCTCGAACGAACCGATGATCTGCATCCCCGGCGAATTCGGCATCCGCCACGAAGACCATTTTTACATGACGGCAGACGGTCCCCGCTGGTTCACGCAACCTGCGCACAGCATCGATGATCCGTTCGGGCTGCGGGCTTAA